One genomic window of Anoplolepis gracilipes chromosome 5, ASM4749672v1, whole genome shotgun sequence includes the following:
- the LOC140666025 gene encoding WD repeat-containing protein 13, with translation MTASQVSIIEASTSRKMATTWHQQVFALDAKYNTLRANKLPSLGMLYIRRRNQLLREKPSRDPEISTKYLKLRSELLRRRYGEKQQEQNSIGSHTISEDLSEGRLKHQHAQRKSTTAENFAFAGVHHVFDQHKAAVTMLKFANNDRSKLCCASLDGTLSICEVSSTPPKVIALLEGHSGGVTALDWSISNDLIVSSSLDTTIRLWKVCADVEPTCLRVVNDQQRAEVLSCNFIPANNNLIVAGNSQGLIQILNVSTGIYMRGGSCKIGGKILSLACEGSGGSVIWAGNDRGVVVSFRLEPGVGRLTKLQRVQETGGMITSLSWRSWLSKDAPWAALLVSSACNAVLLYRVADNHGSLYFWRKYPIKHRHYPLRSTFCPQMGACLIATGSEDGAVHLLDSAREGKAARINRLLGHATPALALSFNYDESLLASADHDGQIILWRNHQRHL, from the exons ATGACAGCATCACAAGTCAGTATCATTGAAGCTAGCACATCACGAAAAATGGCCACTACGTGGCATCAACAGGTCTTTGCGCTTGATGCAAAGTATAATACATTACGAGCTAACAAGCTCCCTAGTCTGG gtatgttatatattcGTCGAAGAAATCAGTTACTTCGGGAGAAACCTTCTAGAGATCCTGAAATCAgcacgaaatatttaaaattgcgaTCGGAATTATTACGCCGACGTTATGGAGAGAAACAACAGGAGCAAAATAGCATAGGAAGTCATACGATCAGCGAGGATTTGTCAGAAGGCAGACTGAAGCATCAGCACGCGCAACGAAAATCAACAACAGCGGAGAATTTCGCGTTCGCCGGTGTCCATCATGTTTTCGATCAGCATAAAGCGGCAGTGACGATGCTGAAATTCGCCAACAATGATAGATCCAAATTGTGTTGCGCATCTTTGGATGGTACGCTGTCCATATGCGAAGTCAGCAGCACGCCTCCGAAAGTCATCGCTTTGTTAGAAGGTCATTCTGGTGGTGTAACTGCGCTCGATTGGAGCATCAGCAATGATCTAATAGTCTCCTCCTCCTTGGACACGACAATACGACTCTGGAAAGTATGCGCGGACGTAGAACCTACTTGTCTGCGAGTGGTGAACGATCAACAGCGAGCGGAAGTCTTATCCTGTAATTTTATACCcgctaataataatcttatcgTGGCCGGTAATTCTCAAGGATTGATTCAGATCTTGAATGTGTCTACTGGTATATATATGCGTGGTGGATCCTGCAAAATCGGTGGAAAG ATTCTTTCCCTCGCCTGCGAGGGCAGCGGCGGTTCCGTGATTTGGGCCGGTAATGATAGAGGTGTCGTAGTGTCCTTTCGATTGGAACCTGGTGTAGGACGGTTAACAAAGTTGCAACGAGTACAAGAAACTGGTGGAATGATAACCAGCCTTTCTTGGCGCTCTTGGCTATCGAAAGACGCTCCTTGGGCAGCATTATTAGTGAGCAGTGCGTGTAACGCCGTGTTATTGTATCGTGTCGCAGACAATCACGGTTCTCTATATTTCTGGAGAAAGTATCCTATCAAACACag GCATTATCCATTGAGGTCTACCTTCTGTCCACAAATGGGTGCATGTTTAATAGCTACCGGATCAGAAGATGGGGCCGTTCACTTGCTGGATTCAGCGAGGGAGGGAAAGGCCGCCAGAATCAATCGATTACTTGGTCACGCCACACCTGCATTAgctttatcatttaattatgatgAATCCTTACTTGCGTCCGCGGATCACGATGGACAGATTATTTTGTGGCGCAATCATCAACGTCATTTATAA
- the LOC140666010 gene encoding uncharacterized protein isoform X2: protein MRNLHWACWLFWVGLPMLAAYPVPTSLVAGSQHTRTSWQWEHYWMRYAIALSSVTATAVTLAGCLCCQRHRRPKGFKEFKDGSSVEQESAFSLSVEGLELDASRTLAASERVQFEPLPVDSIVSGTKSTPKSKAIPLSAPRIEDQDSECSILQEPCSEWFSSNELYVPREKLKYLREIGHGWFGKVVEGRADLEQSKGISKSGGVVVRILTEEATTREKAWFLGEATPYLKLRHQNVLALLGFCLETDPYLLLFESCPAGDLKGFLLSNRDTTSRDALSKENIPIRIAIEIAAGLKHMHSHGFAHTDLAARNCLIAPDLSAKLGDYGTGVEKYSEDYYIIGDRALPIRWSAPESLNCTDTTIETQEITLKANMWSYAVLLWEILSWGERPYNDMNDEQIIQMILSLKKQVSPNGTRLLQSYLINCPSNICQVTRLCLNVNAKDRPSLDDVKQILLNEHSVHADFEQRWESLRANACGRQHVRSASLQDLRGSIDSDYWTHIVDDVLTTDTLQQSSFRLGPDEQVRNIPGMKIPAVFQESGSETEEESWKGRVEKGVYTEKVKQKSKSVTDLMVLVHIDPDSDAEWSMGAQTSSSEKNVKKKLSTTGSDSDLRHTVPADEFDEALKKLRDPLPNNNNVTNKVRSLESLERPKLLTLTMDQGHTPILRLFLDDAGKTPENNDTPSETSMDNAQRSEKHVLRLLSKGDPDLPLLRYVPDQISSVEEERGKREETSDLPFINKEIIDDNIHDSFISNNETDQHNAVDVLLWNHALDSALEHKVPGFSDEAEFNEYIESASTEQSNAPELTVTAVSTPDTSHFCNVYSIYSADDNFSTAENAQVERKLLPNDDDEERKQLSTPDDEQSSDSGFRDKESCEEEETVCLPTSGNFLSSVNNAAASGLSYTEEEPFQILLELDTILDAEYYATAGPESITEGTISTLGVEKNLSPLKRNISNHISANVDELNVKEEQTELTETIDTKDSLNEKANMIENIETMEKKNATVGCKTQEFKTEDDVCRSYDSETEVALKADTPNSQRDEQCSHGDYENEDEDSSTVSLRSDNSYVSFNMEEEFVTAIRNELREKLPQAQMQIVESLEAHDDESSTISNDMYGKRWDDEDGEDSADQIGGGVDISIRYNVYGTPLSPILEERESTVTSESLISNSREASIISRESVPSEDVLLVDTRTNEMILLEGLGERLQDEDRDTTNGDLSEEENLDYTCSMVRPLEDKSRGIMKTSGGAPLPSPEEESKWQQLPSSFPLPLPLPLQDDLMSTSFAAEHECCSQDEDEEEEEGEEEDEEGEEEDEDNSSSSGEFVWKRYNEPHIEQIRIRSTTNEDDETTEAANIELEEELGGDEDEEEEEEFTPSAWNAALAPHRSALRSPDKTLKSGDQKKSVWFKKQRYHCVYEYPKETPPPVDSQADVTINSEPTSYSDWEEMINEPRLDMYPLNYDDANHTGNDEFFVTSSNRPFQFQTSESRCVSQFFPGANATLLSDERDETDGCRQEPHQNNIDFANEYEQCQQQLGELRHTRDRLKLNLVSSNSIPSVPFVPAKQPHAEQLNVKENHESELENVIAQDQCIVPSDDNTLPKVPHEDVQADSSSTRNFQRDSRETLESTEK from the exons ATGCGGAACTTACATTGGGCATGCTGGCTGTTTTGGGTGGGTCTACCAATGCTCGCAGCCTACCCCGTACCCACGTCACTTGTCGCAG GTTCACAGCACACTCGTACTTCTTGGCAATGGGAACACTACTGGATGCGTTACGCGATCGCTCTGTCGAGCGTCACTGCCACAGCGGTAACTTTGGCCGGTTGCCTCTGTTGCCAGAGGCACAGAAGACCAAAGGGATTTAAG gaaTTCAAGGATGGGAGCAGTGTAGAGCAGGAAAGCGCGTTTAGTCTATCTGTTGAAGGATTGGAATTGGATGCCTCCAGGACATTAGCTGCTTCCGAGAGAGTTCAGTTTGAACCATTACCAGTGGATTCTATCGTATCTGGAACTAAAAGTACTCCAAAATCTAAAGCAATACCTTTATCAGCGCCACGTATTGAAGATCAGGATTCGGAATGTTCTATCTTACAGGAGCCTTGCAGCGAATGGTTTAGCTCCAATGAACTTTACGTACCAAGAGAAAAACTCAAGTATCTTAGAGAAATAGGTCACGGATGGTTTGGCAAGGTTGTTGAAGGTCGGGCAGATTTGGAACAGTCGAAAGGTATATCGAAATCGGGTGGTGTGGTCGTGAGAATTCTCACTGAGGAGGCTACCACTAGAGAAAAAGCCTGGTTCCTCGGTGAGGCCACGCCGTACTTGAAACTACGCCATCAGAATGTTTTAGCTTTACTCGGTTTCTGCTTGGAAACCGATCCGTATCTCTTGTTGTTCGAATCGTGTCCGGCTGGTGATTTGAAAGGTTTCTTGTTATCCAATCGCGATACCACGTCGAGGGACGCGCTTTCCAAGGAAAATATTCCGATACGAATCGCGATAGAAATCGCGGCCGGTTTGAAACACATGCACAGTCACGGCTTCGCGCATACGGATCTCGCCGCGAGAAACTGTCTGATCGCTCCGGATTTATCGGCCAAGCTAGGAGATTATGGCACCGGTGTCGAGAAATATTCCGAggactattatataataggaGATCGGGCCTTACCTATCAGATGGTCCGCACCGGAAAGCTTGAACTGTACGGATACCACGATCGAAACGCAAGAGATCACGTTAAAGGCCAATATGTGGAGTTATGCAGTTCTTCTGTGGGAGATTCTCAGCTGGGGAGAGAGGCCTTACAACGATATGAACGACGAACAGATTATTCAGATGATCCTATCTTTGAAAAAGCAAGTTTCACCAAACGGTACACGGTTGTTGCAAAGCTATCTCATTAATTGTCCGTCGAATATATGTCAAGTGACTCGTTTGTGTTTGAATGTCAACGCGAAGGATAGACCCTCCCTGGATGACGTGAAACAAATTCTTCTGAATGAACATTCGGTGCACGCGGATTTCGAGCAACGTTGGGAGAGTTTGCGCGCGAACGCTTGCGGCAGGCAGCACGTACGAAGTGCCAGTTTGCAAGATTTACGCGGAAGCATCGATTCCGACTATTGGACTCACATCGTGGACGACGTACTGACTACGGACACGTTACAACAGTCTTCGTTTCGTCTTGGACCCGATGAACAGGTGAGAAACATTCCCGGGATGAAGATCCCCGCGGTATTTCAGGAATCCGGCTCGGAAACCGAGGAAGAGAGCTGGAAGGGTCGGGTCGAAAAGGGCGTTTATACCGAAAAGGTGAAACAAAAGTCCAAGTCCGTTACAGACCTTATGGTGCTCGTACATATTGATCCTGATTCCGATGCGGAGTGGTCAATGGGAGCGCAAACCTCATCGTCGGAGAAAAATGTCAAGAAGAAGTTATCCACAACTGGTAGTGACAGCGATCTGAGACACACCGTTCCCGCGGACGAGTTTGATGAGGCGTTGAAGAAGCTACGAGATCCATTgccgaataataataatgtcacTAATAAAGTTAGATCGCTGGAAAGTTTAGAACGACCGAAACTTTTGACTCTGACTATGGATCAGGGCCATACACCAATCTTACGATTATTTTTGGACGACGCAGGAAAAACTCCTGAAAACAACGACACGCCCTCCGAGACGAGCATGGATAACGCGCAGCGCAGTGAAAAGCACGTATTGAGACTTTTGTCGAAGGGAGATCCAgatcttcctcttcttcgtTATGTACCTGATCAAATATCTTCTGTTgaggaagaaagaggaaaaagagaagagacgaGCGATTTACCATTCATTAATAAAGAGATTATAGATGATAATATTCACGATTCTTTCATCTCGAATAACGAGACCGATCAACACAACGCGGTGGACGTTTTGCTTTGGAATCATGCGTTAGATTCCGCTTTAGAACACAAGGTGCCCGGTTTCTCCGACGAAGCGGAATTTAACGAGTATATAGAATCGGCATCGACTGAACAAAGTAACGCACCGGAACTGACCGTGACCGCCGTATCTACCCCGGATACATCACACTTTTGTAACGTTTATTCGATTTATAGCGCCGatgataatttttctacagcaGAGAACGCACAGGTGGAGCGAAAATTGTTGCCAAATGATGACGATGAGGAGAGAAAACAACTATCCACGCCAGACGACGAGCAAAGTTCCGATTCGGGTTTTCGGGACAAAGAGTCTTGTGAGGAAGAGGAAACGGTGTGTCTACCAACATCTGGCAACTTCTTATCTTCGGTCAATAACGCCGCTGCTTCCGGATTGTCCTACACCGAAGAGGAGCCATTTCAGATTCTACTCGAGTTAGATACTATTCTCGACGCGGAATATTACGCTACTGCCGGTCCTGAAAGTATAACAGAAGGTACAATTTCTACGCTTGGCGTCGAGAAAAACTTGTCGCCTTTGAagcgaaatatttcaaatcatATATCTGCAAACGTAGATGAGCTGAACGTGAAAGAAGAACAGACTGAATTGACAGAAACAATCGATACAAAGGATAGTTTAAATGAAAAAGCAAATATGATAGAAAACATTGAGACtatggaaaaaaagaatgcGACTGTTGGATGTAAAACTCAAGAGTTTAAGACTGAAGATGACGTTTGTCGATCATATGATTCGGAAACGGAAGTCGCTTTAAAAGCGGATACTCCCAATTCTCAGCGAGACGAACAGTGCTCGCATGGGGATTATGAAAATGAGGATGAAGACAGTTCGACGGTGAGTTTACGTAGTGACAATTCGTACGTTTCGTTTAACATGGAGGAGGAATTTGTAACGGCGATTCGTAACGAACTCAGGGAAAAGTTGCCACAGGCTCAAATGCAAATTGTAGAATCCTTGGAGGCTCACGATGACGAAAGCTCGACCATTTCCAACGACATGTACGGTAAACGATGGGACGACGAAGATGGCGAAGATTCAGCTGATCAAATTGGCGGAGGTGTAGATATTTCGATCAG GTACAACGTGTACGGAACGCCACTTAGTCCCATCTTAGAGGAGCGAGAGAGCACTGTCACTTCCGAGTCTTTAATATCAAACTCTAGGGAAGCGTCGATCATTTCGAGAGAATCGGTGCCGTCCGAGGATGTGTTGTTAGTCGACACACGCACCAATGAAATGATATTATTGGAAGGACTGGGAGAGCGATTACAGGACGAAGATCGAGACACCACAAACGGCGATTTGTCCGAGGAAGAAAATTTGGATTATACTTGTTCGATGGTGCGTCCACTAGAGGATAAATCACGTGGAATCATGAAAACGAGCGGAGGCGCGCCGTTACCGAGCCCCGAGGAAGAATCTAAATGGCAACAGTTGCCTTCGTCCTTCCCATTACCTCTACCTTTGCCCTTGCAAGACGATCTAATGTCGACGAGTTTCGCCGCCGAGCATGAATGTTGCAGTCAAGATGAAGacgaagaagaggaagagggagaggaGGAAGATGAAGAGGGAGAGGAGGAAGACGAGGACAACAGTTCCAGTTCCGGTGAATTTGTATGGAAG AGATATAACGAACCGCATATCGAGCAGATACGGATTAGAAGTACCACGAACGAAGATGATGAAACGACGGAGGCGGCGAATATCGAATTAGAAGAGGAGTTAGGTGGAGATGAagatgaagaagaagaggaagagttTACACCTTCGGCCTGGAATGCCGCTTTAGCACCTCATCGGTCGGCATTGAGGTCTCCGGACAAAACATTAAAATCTGGG GATCAGAAGAAGAGCGTATGGTTCAAGAAGCAACGTTACCACTGTGTGTATGAGTATCCGAAAGAAACACCACCACCTGTGGACAGTCAAGCAGACGTTACCATCAATTCGGAGCCAACGTCGTACTCTG ATTGGGAAGAAATGATCAATGAGCCGCGATTAGATATGTATCCTTTAAATTACGACGATGCCAATCATACCG GAAACGATGAGTTTTTCGTCACCAGTTCGAATAGACCCTTTCAGTTCCAAACTAGCGAGAGTAGGTGCGTCAGCCAATTTTTTCCCGGCGCGAACGCGACCTTATTGTCTGATGAACGGGATGAAACGGATGGCTGTCGACAGGAGCCGCACCAGAATAACATTGATTTCGCCAACGAATACGAGCAATGTCAGCAGCAATTAGGAGAGTTAAGACATACCAGGGATCgtttgaaattaaatctaGTATCATCGAATAGTATACCGTCCGTCCCGTTCGTTCCTGCAAAACAGCCGCACGCGGAACAGTTAAACGTTAAAGAGAATCACGAATCGGAACTTGAGAACGTCATCGCGCAAGACCAATGTATCGTACCGAGTGACGATAATACGTTGCCAAAGGTGCCTCACGAAGATGTCCAGGCTGATTCATCTTCTACAAGAAATTTCCAGCGCGATAGTCGGGAAACGCTGGAGTCCACCGAGAAGTGA
- the LOC140666010 gene encoding uncharacterized protein isoform X1, giving the protein MRNLHWACWLFWVGLPMLAAYPVPTSLVAGSQHTRTSWQWEHYWMRYAIALSSVTATAVTLAGCLCCQRHRRPKGFKDKAEKYNQEFKDGSSVEQESAFSLSVEGLELDASRTLAASERVQFEPLPVDSIVSGTKSTPKSKAIPLSAPRIEDQDSECSILQEPCSEWFSSNELYVPREKLKYLREIGHGWFGKVVEGRADLEQSKGISKSGGVVVRILTEEATTREKAWFLGEATPYLKLRHQNVLALLGFCLETDPYLLLFESCPAGDLKGFLLSNRDTTSRDALSKENIPIRIAIEIAAGLKHMHSHGFAHTDLAARNCLIAPDLSAKLGDYGTGVEKYSEDYYIIGDRALPIRWSAPESLNCTDTTIETQEITLKANMWSYAVLLWEILSWGERPYNDMNDEQIIQMILSLKKQVSPNGTRLLQSYLINCPSNICQVTRLCLNVNAKDRPSLDDVKQILLNEHSVHADFEQRWESLRANACGRQHVRSASLQDLRGSIDSDYWTHIVDDVLTTDTLQQSSFRLGPDEQVRNIPGMKIPAVFQESGSETEEESWKGRVEKGVYTEKVKQKSKSVTDLMVLVHIDPDSDAEWSMGAQTSSSEKNVKKKLSTTGSDSDLRHTVPADEFDEALKKLRDPLPNNNNVTNKVRSLESLERPKLLTLTMDQGHTPILRLFLDDAGKTPENNDTPSETSMDNAQRSEKHVLRLLSKGDPDLPLLRYVPDQISSVEEERGKREETSDLPFINKEIIDDNIHDSFISNNETDQHNAVDVLLWNHALDSALEHKVPGFSDEAEFNEYIESASTEQSNAPELTVTAVSTPDTSHFCNVYSIYSADDNFSTAENAQVERKLLPNDDDEERKQLSTPDDEQSSDSGFRDKESCEEEETVCLPTSGNFLSSVNNAAASGLSYTEEEPFQILLELDTILDAEYYATAGPESITEGTISTLGVEKNLSPLKRNISNHISANVDELNVKEEQTELTETIDTKDSLNEKANMIENIETMEKKNATVGCKTQEFKTEDDVCRSYDSETEVALKADTPNSQRDEQCSHGDYENEDEDSSTVSLRSDNSYVSFNMEEEFVTAIRNELREKLPQAQMQIVESLEAHDDESSTISNDMYGKRWDDEDGEDSADQIGGGVDISIRYNVYGTPLSPILEERESTVTSESLISNSREASIISRESVPSEDVLLVDTRTNEMILLEGLGERLQDEDRDTTNGDLSEEENLDYTCSMVRPLEDKSRGIMKTSGGAPLPSPEEESKWQQLPSSFPLPLPLPLQDDLMSTSFAAEHECCSQDEDEEEEEGEEEDEEGEEEDEDNSSSSGEFVWKRYNEPHIEQIRIRSTTNEDDETTEAANIELEEELGGDEDEEEEEEFTPSAWNAALAPHRSALRSPDKTLKSGDQKKSVWFKKQRYHCVYEYPKETPPPVDSQADVTINSEPTSYSDWEEMINEPRLDMYPLNYDDANHTGNDEFFVTSSNRPFQFQTSESRCVSQFFPGANATLLSDERDETDGCRQEPHQNNIDFANEYEQCQQQLGELRHTRDRLKLNLVSSNSIPSVPFVPAKQPHAEQLNVKENHESELENVIAQDQCIVPSDDNTLPKVPHEDVQADSSSTRNFQRDSRETLESTEK; this is encoded by the exons ATGCGGAACTTACATTGGGCATGCTGGCTGTTTTGGGTGGGTCTACCAATGCTCGCAGCCTACCCCGTACCCACGTCACTTGTCGCAG GTTCACAGCACACTCGTACTTCTTGGCAATGGGAACACTACTGGATGCGTTACGCGATCGCTCTGTCGAGCGTCACTGCCACAGCGGTAACTTTGGCCGGTTGCCTCTGTTGCCAGAGGCACAGAAGACCAAAGGGATTTAAG gacAAAGCAGAGAAATACAATCAG gaaTTCAAGGATGGGAGCAGTGTAGAGCAGGAAAGCGCGTTTAGTCTATCTGTTGAAGGATTGGAATTGGATGCCTCCAGGACATTAGCTGCTTCCGAGAGAGTTCAGTTTGAACCATTACCAGTGGATTCTATCGTATCTGGAACTAAAAGTACTCCAAAATCTAAAGCAATACCTTTATCAGCGCCACGTATTGAAGATCAGGATTCGGAATGTTCTATCTTACAGGAGCCTTGCAGCGAATGGTTTAGCTCCAATGAACTTTACGTACCAAGAGAAAAACTCAAGTATCTTAGAGAAATAGGTCACGGATGGTTTGGCAAGGTTGTTGAAGGTCGGGCAGATTTGGAACAGTCGAAAGGTATATCGAAATCGGGTGGTGTGGTCGTGAGAATTCTCACTGAGGAGGCTACCACTAGAGAAAAAGCCTGGTTCCTCGGTGAGGCCACGCCGTACTTGAAACTACGCCATCAGAATGTTTTAGCTTTACTCGGTTTCTGCTTGGAAACCGATCCGTATCTCTTGTTGTTCGAATCGTGTCCGGCTGGTGATTTGAAAGGTTTCTTGTTATCCAATCGCGATACCACGTCGAGGGACGCGCTTTCCAAGGAAAATATTCCGATACGAATCGCGATAGAAATCGCGGCCGGTTTGAAACACATGCACAGTCACGGCTTCGCGCATACGGATCTCGCCGCGAGAAACTGTCTGATCGCTCCGGATTTATCGGCCAAGCTAGGAGATTATGGCACCGGTGTCGAGAAATATTCCGAggactattatataataggaGATCGGGCCTTACCTATCAGATGGTCCGCACCGGAAAGCTTGAACTGTACGGATACCACGATCGAAACGCAAGAGATCACGTTAAAGGCCAATATGTGGAGTTATGCAGTTCTTCTGTGGGAGATTCTCAGCTGGGGAGAGAGGCCTTACAACGATATGAACGACGAACAGATTATTCAGATGATCCTATCTTTGAAAAAGCAAGTTTCACCAAACGGTACACGGTTGTTGCAAAGCTATCTCATTAATTGTCCGTCGAATATATGTCAAGTGACTCGTTTGTGTTTGAATGTCAACGCGAAGGATAGACCCTCCCTGGATGACGTGAAACAAATTCTTCTGAATGAACATTCGGTGCACGCGGATTTCGAGCAACGTTGGGAGAGTTTGCGCGCGAACGCTTGCGGCAGGCAGCACGTACGAAGTGCCAGTTTGCAAGATTTACGCGGAAGCATCGATTCCGACTATTGGACTCACATCGTGGACGACGTACTGACTACGGACACGTTACAACAGTCTTCGTTTCGTCTTGGACCCGATGAACAGGTGAGAAACATTCCCGGGATGAAGATCCCCGCGGTATTTCAGGAATCCGGCTCGGAAACCGAGGAAGAGAGCTGGAAGGGTCGGGTCGAAAAGGGCGTTTATACCGAAAAGGTGAAACAAAAGTCCAAGTCCGTTACAGACCTTATGGTGCTCGTACATATTGATCCTGATTCCGATGCGGAGTGGTCAATGGGAGCGCAAACCTCATCGTCGGAGAAAAATGTCAAGAAGAAGTTATCCACAACTGGTAGTGACAGCGATCTGAGACACACCGTTCCCGCGGACGAGTTTGATGAGGCGTTGAAGAAGCTACGAGATCCATTgccgaataataataatgtcacTAATAAAGTTAGATCGCTGGAAAGTTTAGAACGACCGAAACTTTTGACTCTGACTATGGATCAGGGCCATACACCAATCTTACGATTATTTTTGGACGACGCAGGAAAAACTCCTGAAAACAACGACACGCCCTCCGAGACGAGCATGGATAACGCGCAGCGCAGTGAAAAGCACGTATTGAGACTTTTGTCGAAGGGAGATCCAgatcttcctcttcttcgtTATGTACCTGATCAAATATCTTCTGTTgaggaagaaagaggaaaaagagaagagacgaGCGATTTACCATTCATTAATAAAGAGATTATAGATGATAATATTCACGATTCTTTCATCTCGAATAACGAGACCGATCAACACAACGCGGTGGACGTTTTGCTTTGGAATCATGCGTTAGATTCCGCTTTAGAACACAAGGTGCCCGGTTTCTCCGACGAAGCGGAATTTAACGAGTATATAGAATCGGCATCGACTGAACAAAGTAACGCACCGGAACTGACCGTGACCGCCGTATCTACCCCGGATACATCACACTTTTGTAACGTTTATTCGATTTATAGCGCCGatgataatttttctacagcaGAGAACGCACAGGTGGAGCGAAAATTGTTGCCAAATGATGACGATGAGGAGAGAAAACAACTATCCACGCCAGACGACGAGCAAAGTTCCGATTCGGGTTTTCGGGACAAAGAGTCTTGTGAGGAAGAGGAAACGGTGTGTCTACCAACATCTGGCAACTTCTTATCTTCGGTCAATAACGCCGCTGCTTCCGGATTGTCCTACACCGAAGAGGAGCCATTTCAGATTCTACTCGAGTTAGATACTATTCTCGACGCGGAATATTACGCTACTGCCGGTCCTGAAAGTATAACAGAAGGTACAATTTCTACGCTTGGCGTCGAGAAAAACTTGTCGCCTTTGAagcgaaatatttcaaatcatATATCTGCAAACGTAGATGAGCTGAACGTGAAAGAAGAACAGACTGAATTGACAGAAACAATCGATACAAAGGATAGTTTAAATGAAAAAGCAAATATGATAGAAAACATTGAGACtatggaaaaaaagaatgcGACTGTTGGATGTAAAACTCAAGAGTTTAAGACTGAAGATGACGTTTGTCGATCATATGATTCGGAAACGGAAGTCGCTTTAAAAGCGGATACTCCCAATTCTCAGCGAGACGAACAGTGCTCGCATGGGGATTATGAAAATGAGGATGAAGACAGTTCGACGGTGAGTTTACGTAGTGACAATTCGTACGTTTCGTTTAACATGGAGGAGGAATTTGTAACGGCGATTCGTAACGAACTCAGGGAAAAGTTGCCACAGGCTCAAATGCAAATTGTAGAATCCTTGGAGGCTCACGATGACGAAAGCTCGACCATTTCCAACGACATGTACGGTAAACGATGGGACGACGAAGATGGCGAAGATTCAGCTGATCAAATTGGCGGAGGTGTAGATATTTCGATCAG GTACAACGTGTACGGAACGCCACTTAGTCCCATCTTAGAGGAGCGAGAGAGCACTGTCACTTCCGAGTCTTTAATATCAAACTCTAGGGAAGCGTCGATCATTTCGAGAGAATCGGTGCCGTCCGAGGATGTGTTGTTAGTCGACACACGCACCAATGAAATGATATTATTGGAAGGACTGGGAGAGCGATTACAGGACGAAGATCGAGACACCACAAACGGCGATTTGTCCGAGGAAGAAAATTTGGATTATACTTGTTCGATGGTGCGTCCACTAGAGGATAAATCACGTGGAATCATGAAAACGAGCGGAGGCGCGCCGTTACCGAGCCCCGAGGAAGAATCTAAATGGCAACAGTTGCCTTCGTCCTTCCCATTACCTCTACCTTTGCCCTTGCAAGACGATCTAATGTCGACGAGTTTCGCCGCCGAGCATGAATGTTGCAGTCAAGATGAAGacgaagaagaggaagagggagaggaGGAAGATGAAGAGGGAGAGGAGGAAGACGAGGACAACAGTTCCAGTTCCGGTGAATTTGTATGGAAG AGATATAACGAACCGCATATCGAGCAGATACGGATTAGAAGTACCACGAACGAAGATGATGAAACGACGGAGGCGGCGAATATCGAATTAGAAGAGGAGTTAGGTGGAGATGAagatgaagaagaagaggaagagttTACACCTTCGGCCTGGAATGCCGCTTTAGCACCTCATCGGTCGGCATTGAGGTCTCCGGACAAAACATTAAAATCTGGG GATCAGAAGAAGAGCGTATGGTTCAAGAAGCAACGTTACCACTGTGTGTATGAGTATCCGAAAGAAACACCACCACCTGTGGACAGTCAAGCAGACGTTACCATCAATTCGGAGCCAACGTCGTACTCTG ATTGGGAAGAAATGATCAATGAGCCGCGATTAGATATGTATCCTTTAAATTACGACGATGCCAATCATACCG GAAACGATGAGTTTTTCGTCACCAGTTCGAATAGACCCTTTCAGTTCCAAACTAGCGAGAGTAGGTGCGTCAGCCAATTTTTTCCCGGCGCGAACGCGACCTTATTGTCTGATGAACGGGATGAAACGGATGGCTGTCGACAGGAGCCGCACCAGAATAACATTGATTTCGCCAACGAATACGAGCAATGTCAGCAGCAATTAGGAGAGTTAAGACATACCAGGGATCgtttgaaattaaatctaGTATCATCGAATAGTATACCGTCCGTCCCGTTCGTTCCTGCAAAACAGCCGCACGCGGAACAGTTAAACGTTAAAGAGAATCACGAATCGGAACTTGAGAACGTCATCGCGCAAGACCAATGTATCGTACCGAGTGACGATAATACGTTGCCAAAGGTGCCTCACGAAGATGTCCAGGCTGATTCATCTTCTACAAGAAATTTCCAGCGCGATAGTCGGGAAACGCTGGAGTCCACCGAGAAGTGA